The DNA segment attTGTCGTAGTAGGcactgcagtggtcgtagtaggtgctgcagttgtcgtaggtgctccagttgtcgtaggtgctgcagttgtcgtagtagctgcagttgtcgtaggaactgcaggagtagttgttgtgggagctacattTGTCGTAGTAGGcactgcagtggtcgtagtaggtgctgcagttaacgtagtaggtgctccagttgtcgcagaagctgcagttgtcgttgtagtggtcgtaggagcttcAGTTGTAGCTGTCGTAGTAGGTGTGGTTGTTGTCGGAGCGTCAGTTGTAACTGTAGTGGAAGGTGTGGTTGTTGTCGTAGCTTCAGATGTAGTAGTTGCTGCAGATGTAGCTGTTTTAGGATCTACAGTTGCCGtactaggcgctgcagtggtcgtagtaggtgttgcagttgttgtagtaggtgctccagttgtcgtaggtgctgcagttgtcgtagtaggtgctccagttgtcgtaggtgctgcagttgtcgtagtagctgcagttgtcgtaggaactgcagaagtagttgttgtgggagctacagttgtcgtagtaggggctgcagtggtcgtagtaggtgctgcagttgtcgtagtaggtgctccagttgtagtaggtgctgcaattgtcgtagtagctgcagttgtcgtagtagctgcagttgtcgtaggaactgcaggagtagttgttgtgggagctacagttgtcgtagtaggcacTGCAGTGGTCGTactaggtgctgcagttgtcgtagtaggtgctctagttgtcgtaggtgctgcagttgtcgtagtagctgcagttgtcgtagaaactgcaggagtagttgttgtgggagctacagttgtcgtagtaggggctgcagtggtcgtaggtgctgcagttgtcgtaggtgctccagttgtcgtagtagctgcagttgtcgtaggaactgcagaagtagttgttgtggaagctacagttgttgtagtaggcgctgcagtggtcgtagtaggtgcagcagttgtcgtagtaggtgctccagttgtcgtagtagctgcagttgtcgtaggaactgcaggagtagatgttgtgggagctacagttgtcgtagtaggcgctgcagtggtcgtagtaggtgctgcagttgtcgtagtagctgcagttgtcgaaggaactgcaggagtagttgttgtgggagctacagttgtcataGCAGgtgctgcagtggtcgtagtaggtgctgcagttgtcgtagtaggtgctccagttgtcgtgggtgctgcagttgtcgtaggaactgcggaagtagttgttgtgggagctacagttgtcgtagtaggcgctgcagtggtcgtagtaggtgctgcagttgtcgtagtaggtgctccagttgtcgtaggtgctgcagttctcgtagtagctgcagttgtcgtaggaactgaagaagtagttgttgtgggagctacagttgtcgtagtaggcgctgcagtggtcgtagtaggtgctgcagttgtcgtagtaggtgctccagttgttgcaggagctgcagttgtcgttgtAGTGGTTGTAGGAGCTTCAGTTGTAGCTGTCGTAGTAGGTGTGGTTGTTGTCGGAGCGTCAGTTGTAGCTGTGGTGGAAGGTGTGGTTGTTGTCGTAGCTTCAGTTGTAGTAGTTGCTGCAGTTGTAGCTGttttaggagctacagttgtcgtactaggcgctgcagtggtcgtagtaggtgctgcagttgtcgtagtaggtgctgcagttctcgtagtaggtgctccagttgtcgtaggtgctgcagttgtcgtaggaactgcaggagtagttgttgtgggagctacagttgtcgtagtaggtgctgcagtggtcgtagtaggtgctgcagttgtcgtagtaggtgctccagttgtcgtaggtgctgcagttgtcgtaggtgctgcagttgtcgtaggtgctgcagttgtcgtaggaactgcagaagtagttgttgtgggagctacagttgtcgtagtaggcactgcagtggtcgtagtaggtgcagaagttgtcgtagtagctgtagttgtcgtaggtgctgcagttgtcgtaggtgcttcagttgtcgtagtagctgcagttgtcgtaggaactgcagaagtagttgttgtgggagctacagttgtcgtagtaggcgctgcactggtcgtagtaggtgctgcagttgtcgtaggtgctccagttgtcgtaggtgctgcagttgtcgtagtaggtgctccagttgtcgtaggtgctgcagttgtcgtagtagctgcagttgtcgtaggaactgcagaagtagttgttgtgggagctacagttgtcgtagtaggtgctccagttgtcgtaggtgctgcaattgtcgtagtagctgcagttgtcgtagtagctgcagttgtcgtaggaactgcaggagtagttgttgtgggagctacagttgtcgtagtaggcactgcagtggtcgtagtaggtgctgcagttgtcgttgtaggtgctccagttgtcgtaggtgctgcagttgtcgtagtagctgcagttgtcgtagaaactgaaggagtagttgttgtgggagctacagttgtcgtagtaggcactgcagtggtcgtagtaggtgctgcagttgtcgttgtaggtgctccagttgtcgtaggtgctgcagttgtcgtagtagctgcagttgtcgtaggaactgcagaagtagttgttatgggagctacagttgtcgtagtaggcactgcagtggtcgtagtaggtgctgaagttgtcgtagtagctgcagttgtcgtaggtgctgcagttgttgtaggtgctgcagttgtcgtagtagctgcagttgtcgtaggaactgcagaagtagttgttgtgggagctacagttgtcgtagtaggcgctgcactggtcgtagtaggtgctgcagttgtcgtaggtgctccagttgtcgtaggtgctgcagttgtcgtagtagctacagttgtcgtaggaactgtagaagtagttgttgtgggagctacagttgtcgtagtaggcactgcagtggtcgtagtaggtgctgcagttgtcgtagtaggtgctccagttgtcgcagaagctgcagttgtcgttgtagtggtcgtaggagcttcAGTTGTAGCTGTCGTAGTAGGTGTGGTTGTTGTCGGAGCGTCAGTTGTAGCTGTAGTGGAAGGTGTGGTTGTTGTCGTAGCTTCAGTTGTAGTAGTTGCTGCAGTTGTAGCTGTTTTAGGATCTAAAGTTGCCGtactaggcgctgcagtggtcgtagtaggtgttgCAGTTattgtagtaggtgctccagttgtcgtaggtgctgcagttgtcgttgtaggtgctccagttgtcgtaggtgctgcagttgtcgtagtagctgcagttgtcgtagaaactgcaggagtagttgt comes from the Oncorhynchus gorbuscha isolate QuinsamMale2020 ecotype Even-year unplaced genomic scaffold, OgorEven_v1.0 Un_scaffold_6174, whole genome shotgun sequence genome and includes:
- the LOC124029341 gene encoding integumentary mucin C.1-like, which codes for TAAPTTTAPPTTTGAPTTPSTTATTDALTTTTPTTTATTEAPTTTTTTTAASLDPKTATTAATTTTEATTTTTPSTTATTDAPTTTTPTTTATTEAPTTTTTTAATTTTAATTTIAAPT